A genomic window from Cardiocondyla obscurior isolate alpha-2009 linkage group LG02, Cobs3.1, whole genome shotgun sequence includes:
- the LOC139111896 gene encoding homeobox protein engrailed-1a — translation MSVALVTMDSAYALRRLGVAGHHLHHHRHHVLSPESHVVAHQDRQPDHEEEAPLRFSVVNILRPDFGREAILTKQPVSTISLQLPRHSPLPLPRDLSLSSTRLSPQSVHKEKDNFPSHNGLASPLHRQNGLSRSGSLESLASSRSSVTSSTLTGPSSLCSTSSTILSADSLTGDNTSAGNTGSTSTSQQNSTNGQSQLWPAWVYCTRYSDRPSSGPRTRRVKRSQNGKTSTPEEKRPRTAFSAEQLARLKREFAENRYLTERRRQQLSRDLNLNEAQIKIWFQNKRAKIKKASGQKNPLALQLMAQGLYNHSTVPVDEDGEEIVAGRSN, via the exons ATGAGCGTAGCACTTGTGACTATGGATTCCGCGTACGCTTTGCGGCGACTCGGAGTCGCCGGCCATCATCTTCATCATCACCGTCACCACGTGTTGTCGCCGGAGAGCCATGTGGTAGCGCATCAAGATCGCCAGCCGGATCATGAAGAGGAAGCACCGTTGCGATTCAGTGTCGTCAATATTCTCAGGCCAGATTTTGGCCGTGAAGCAATTCTCACGAAACAACCCGTCTCTACCATATCGTTACAATTACCGCGGCACAGCCCGCTTCCGCTCCCCAGGGACCTTAGCCTATCGTCTACCCGACTGTCGCCGCAGTCGGTTCACAAAGAAAAGGACAACTTCCCGTCTCACAATGGGCTCGCGTCACCCTTGCACAGGCAGAACGGTCTAAGTAGAAGTGGCAGTCTCGAGAGTCTCGCGTCCAGCAGAAGCTCGGTTACAAGTAGCACGCTCACCGGCCCGTCCTCCTTGTGCTCTACGTCATCCACGATTCTCTCCGCCGATTCTCTCACCGGCGACAACACGTCCGCCGGCAATACCGGTAGCACTTCAACAAGTCAGCAAAATTCGACTAACGGTCAAAGCCAACTGTGGCCTGCATGGGTCTACTGTACCAGATACTCGGACAGGCCATCTTccg GACCGCGTACCAGACGAGTCAAACGTTCACAGAACGGGAAGACCAGCACGCCGGAAGAGAAGAGACCCAGAACGGCTTTCAGCGCTGAACAACTGGCCAGGCTGAAGCGAGAATTCGCAGAGAATCGATATTTGACGGAACGAAGAAGACAGCAACTCTCACGGGACTTGAATTTGAATGAGGCGCAGATCAAGATTTGGTTTCAGAACAAGCGAGCGAAAATCAAGAAGGCGAGCGGGCAAAAAAATCCGTTGGCCCTTCAACTAATGGCGCAAGGTCTTTACAATCATTCCACGGTGCCGGTGGACGAAGATGGTGAAGAGATTGTAGCCGGAAGAAGTAATTGA